From Brassica oleracea var. oleracea cultivar TO1000 chromosome C3, BOL, whole genome shotgun sequence, a single genomic window includes:
- the LOC106331945 gene encoding classical arabinogalactan protein 10, with protein sequence MASKSIVVFLLLALIVSSAIAQAPGPSPTRSPLPATPPISQPPRTAAPTPSRATTPPPSVTPTAAPTSPPAGSPTPTSTVASPPAPPTSLTPDGAPDANSPTGPSGSTPNDAAALSAGSFLGFLFVAALLV encoded by the coding sequence ATGGCCTCAAAGTCCATCGTCGTTTTCCTCCTCCTCGCTCTCATAGTTTCCTCCGCCATAGCTCAGGCTCCGGGACCATCTCCGACAAGGTCTCCTCTTCCAGCCACTCCTCCAATTTCTCAGCCTCCGAGAACCGCCGCACCAACTCCCTCACGCGCCACCACTCCTCCGCCTTCCGTCACTCCCACGGCAGCTCCTACTTCTCCTCCGGCTGGCTCACCGACACCGACCTCAACCGTCGCTTCACCGCCGGCTCCTCCGACCTCGCTTACACCCGATGGAGCTCCTGACGCAAATTCCCCTACTGGCCCGAGTGGATCTACTCCTAACGACGCCGCTGCACTCTCCGCCGGATCTTTCTTAGGATTCCTATTCGTGGCCGCTTTGTTGGTTTAA